In Penaeus monodon isolate SGIC_2016 chromosome 8, NSTDA_Pmon_1, whole genome shotgun sequence, one DNA window encodes the following:
- the LOC119576058 gene encoding NADH-cytochrome b5 reductase 3-like isoform X1, whose amino-acid sequence MWLQLLFNYTPQHIDVATAIPLLVGLGVVVGTAILTKLYLSKKRGPPRTLQDPTVKYPLELIEREEISHDTRRFRFKLPTPDHILGLPIGQHIYLSARVDGQLVVRPYTPVSSDEDKGYIDLVVKVYFKNVHPKFPDGGKLSQYLEGMKIGETIDVRGPSGLLEYRGRGVFAIKPDKKSPPNLTTAKKVNMIAGGTGITPMLQLVRQVARDEGDKTQLALIFANQTEADILLRHELEDVQAQHPDKFKLWYTVDRPEAGWKYSSGFVSADMISEHLFPPSDDTLVLMCGPPPMINFACVPNLDKLGYSPNMRFAY is encoded by the exons ATGTGGCTGCAGTTATTATTCaattacacaccacaacacatagaTGTGGCAACT GCTATCCCCCTTCTGGTGGGTCTTGGGGTTGTGGTCGGAACAGCCATTCTGACCAAGTTGTACTTGTCGAAGAAACGCGGTCCACCTCGCACCCTCCAAGATCCCACAGTCAAGTACCCCTTGGAGCTGATTGAGCGGGAAGAAATATCCCACGACACGAGACGATTTAGATTTAAGCTCCCCACCCCCGACCATATTCTCG GTCTCCCCATTGGTCAGCACATCTACCTCTCAGCTAGAGTTGATGGGCAGTTGGTTGTGCGGCCATACACCCCCGTTTCCAGTGATGAAGACAAGGGCTACATTGATCTTGTTGTCAAG GTCTACTTCAAGAATGTTCACCCCAAATTCCCGGACGGCGGCAAGTTGAGCCAGTACCTTGAAGGGATGAAGATCGGTGAGACCATTGACGTGCGGGGGCCATCAGGTTTGCTTGAGTACCGTGGCCGAGGGGTCTTCGCCATCAAGCCAGACAAGAAGTCTCCGCCCAACCTCACCACCGCCAAGAAGGTCAACATGATTGCCG GTGGAACAGGCATCACTCCCATGCTGCAGCTGGTGCGTCAGGTGGCAAGAGATGAGGGAGACAAAACACAGTTGGCCTTGATTTTTGCAAACCAGACAGAAGCAGATATATTGTTGCGTCACGAACTAGAAGATGTCCAGGCCCAACACCCAGACAAATTTAAGTTGTGGTACACTGTTGACCGTCCAGAAGCAG GCTGGAAGTATAGCAGCGGCTTTGTCAGTGCTGACATGATTTCAGAGCACTTGTTCCCACCAAGTGACGACACACTGGTGCTCATGTGTGGGCCTCCACCTATGATCAACTTTGCCTGTGTCCCAAATCTGGATAAACTTGGATACTCACCTAATATGAGGTTTGCCTATTAG
- the LOC119576058 gene encoding NADH-cytochrome b5 reductase 3-like isoform X3 encodes MDHVKAIPLLVGLGVVVGTAILTKLYLSKKRGPPRTLQDPTVKYPLELIEREEISHDTRRFRFKLPTPDHILGLPIGQHIYLSARVDGQLVVRPYTPVSSDEDKGYIDLVVKVYFKNVHPKFPDGGKLSQYLEGMKIGETIDVRGPSGLLEYRGRGVFAIKPDKKSPPNLTTAKKVNMIAGGTGITPMLQLVRQVARDEGDKTQLALIFANQTEADILLRHELEDVQAQHPDKFKLWYTVDRPEAGWKYSSGFVSADMISEHLFPPSDDTLVLMCGPPPMINFACVPNLDKLGYSPNMRFAY; translated from the exons ATGGATCACGTAAAG GCTATCCCCCTTCTGGTGGGTCTTGGGGTTGTGGTCGGAACAGCCATTCTGACCAAGTTGTACTTGTCGAAGAAACGCGGTCCACCTCGCACCCTCCAAGATCCCACAGTCAAGTACCCCTTGGAGCTGATTGAGCGGGAAGAAATATCCCACGACACGAGACGATTTAGATTTAAGCTCCCCACCCCCGACCATATTCTCG GTCTCCCCATTGGTCAGCACATCTACCTCTCAGCTAGAGTTGATGGGCAGTTGGTTGTGCGGCCATACACCCCCGTTTCCAGTGATGAAGACAAGGGCTACATTGATCTTGTTGTCAAG GTCTACTTCAAGAATGTTCACCCCAAATTCCCGGACGGCGGCAAGTTGAGCCAGTACCTTGAAGGGATGAAGATCGGTGAGACCATTGACGTGCGGGGGCCATCAGGTTTGCTTGAGTACCGTGGCCGAGGGGTCTTCGCCATCAAGCCAGACAAGAAGTCTCCGCCCAACCTCACCACCGCCAAGAAGGTCAACATGATTGCCG GTGGAACAGGCATCACTCCCATGCTGCAGCTGGTGCGTCAGGTGGCAAGAGATGAGGGAGACAAAACACAGTTGGCCTTGATTTTTGCAAACCAGACAGAAGCAGATATATTGTTGCGTCACGAACTAGAAGATGTCCAGGCCCAACACCCAGACAAATTTAAGTTGTGGTACACTGTTGACCGTCCAGAAGCAG GCTGGAAGTATAGCAGCGGCTTTGTCAGTGCTGACATGATTTCAGAGCACTTGTTCCCACCAAGTGACGACACACTGGTGCTCATGTGTGGGCCTCCACCTATGATCAACTTTGCCTGTGTCCCAAATCTGGATAAACTTGGATACTCACCTAATATGAGGTTTGCCTATTAG
- the LOC119576058 gene encoding NADH-cytochrome b5 reductase 3-like isoform X2, producing the protein MVDWIDNQAIPLLVGLGVVVGTAILTKLYLSKKRGPPRTLQDPTVKYPLELIEREEISHDTRRFRFKLPTPDHILGLPIGQHIYLSARVDGQLVVRPYTPVSSDEDKGYIDLVVKVYFKNVHPKFPDGGKLSQYLEGMKIGETIDVRGPSGLLEYRGRGVFAIKPDKKSPPNLTTAKKVNMIAGGTGITPMLQLVRQVARDEGDKTQLALIFANQTEADILLRHELEDVQAQHPDKFKLWYTVDRPEAGWKYSSGFVSADMISEHLFPPSDDTLVLMCGPPPMINFACVPNLDKLGYSPNMRFAY; encoded by the exons ATGGTGGATTGGATTGATAATCAG GCTATCCCCCTTCTGGTGGGTCTTGGGGTTGTGGTCGGAACAGCCATTCTGACCAAGTTGTACTTGTCGAAGAAACGCGGTCCACCTCGCACCCTCCAAGATCCCACAGTCAAGTACCCCTTGGAGCTGATTGAGCGGGAAGAAATATCCCACGACACGAGACGATTTAGATTTAAGCTCCCCACCCCCGACCATATTCTCG GTCTCCCCATTGGTCAGCACATCTACCTCTCAGCTAGAGTTGATGGGCAGTTGGTTGTGCGGCCATACACCCCCGTTTCCAGTGATGAAGACAAGGGCTACATTGATCTTGTTGTCAAG GTCTACTTCAAGAATGTTCACCCCAAATTCCCGGACGGCGGCAAGTTGAGCCAGTACCTTGAAGGGATGAAGATCGGTGAGACCATTGACGTGCGGGGGCCATCAGGTTTGCTTGAGTACCGTGGCCGAGGGGTCTTCGCCATCAAGCCAGACAAGAAGTCTCCGCCCAACCTCACCACCGCCAAGAAGGTCAACATGATTGCCG GTGGAACAGGCATCACTCCCATGCTGCAGCTGGTGCGTCAGGTGGCAAGAGATGAGGGAGACAAAACACAGTTGGCCTTGATTTTTGCAAACCAGACAGAAGCAGATATATTGTTGCGTCACGAACTAGAAGATGTCCAGGCCCAACACCCAGACAAATTTAAGTTGTGGTACACTGTTGACCGTCCAGAAGCAG GCTGGAAGTATAGCAGCGGCTTTGTCAGTGCTGACATGATTTCAGAGCACTTGTTCCCACCAAGTGACGACACACTGGTGCTCATGTGTGGGCCTCCACCTATGATCAACTTTGCCTGTGTCCCAAATCTGGATAAACTTGGATACTCACCTAATATGAGGTTTGCCTATTAG